CACTTCTGTATTCTTTCGAGAGATGAAACTGTTGTCATAAATATATAGGAGTTCAAAGTGGAAAAGGGTAGGCTTATTTTAAATCATGGTTAGGTATGCCATCGGTTTTTCTGGAGCCAGCGGCTCAACTAATGGAAGAGCTGGGATGGGAGGGGCATATGAAACTTTTcaaggggaggaagagaaagagacagaCATAGGTCTAGTTATACTGGCAGCATACTCAACCTTTCCCATATTATATAATGACCAGAACCTAGAAATGCGATTTTTTCCTTGGCCACTTACTGTTCCACTGATTTTACATTAGAGGGAAATGAGGTGGCACGGCACCATATGCTcatggttgatttttttttctttttctttggtaaacaAAGCTTTACTTGTAAAAAAGTGTAATACATATGGAACCCAAATTGCAAGCGTCAAAAAGACATGGATGGTAAAAATAGGCCAAACAATCCTACATGTCAATGACCAATCTCTCCTACAAGGTTGCCAGCCAAACTATTTCTATTCCTCATAATGTAAGTAAAAGTATATGATTCTATACTTGATGACAATTAATTAATATCATGGATTCCCATTCATGGCTATTGCGGTATGTTTCATCCTGCGATGAGTTGCATGAGTCGACAAGAACCTACCTAATACTAAATCTATTATATAACTAATGGCTGCATGTGTATCACGTTTTAGACTTTTAGTATGAAAAATTAAGGGACACGAAGAGGCATTACAAATAGTTTAACATTCTATAAGGGTAAGGGAAGGGTatataatttataaataaaaagagggCTTTTCAGAAAGGAGCAATTTCTTTAAGGTCCTCAGTGCATTGTggattatcatttttatttttttcctaacaatGTGTGACTAGTACTACGGGTCAATATTAACCTTACAATCATATGAATCATGTCATattgaggttgaatgagaaccatttaattTTTACTAAAAACAGTGAAGATTACTAAACACACCGTGTGAGTTGTCCTAAGAAGGTAAGAGGTGCCAAACTAAGAACCACATGCTTACTAAGACGAAGGTTTCTGTCAACTCGGCTACCCTTTGGGGTTGTCAATTAGCTATCATAACCGCCTaaaaatttgattaaattatTTATACTGCAATTCTTTGTCAATTGATTTGCTAAAGCTAATTATACCTTTGTATACATCATGGTCTGAGGAATCGGAATCTGATCTTGTGAACCACCCAATTAAAATTGGGACGATTCAGCCAATTTCTGCAGCTGTCTTTGAATTGCATGGTTTCATTTTTAAGACAAAAATTAATAAACTTATGTTCGGTAGCAATCCCCAAGCCTGTTGAGTAAAAAATTCCATAAGTTTGTAGGAAATTGTACTTCTACTTCTTGATTCAATTTTCTTGGCTTTCAACTGTTTCCAACTGCTATTAATGGGATTGGAATTGTGGTGGTCTGTATGGAGGAATGGTGGCCATTGCTATCACACTTTTGTCCATGGCCGTTACTAGATTAAAGGTTTCACGCGGACACCCATCATGTAAGCTAGTTATTGATGGGAACATGTAGAAGCCAAGTTACAAACATGAAGAATCGCAACATCAAGAATTCATGGAACGGTAATGGGCCAATCAGTCCTACACGTCAAGGATCAGTCCATCTTGACAAGGGAATCAACTAAATGGTTTCCTTCCCTTGAAATAATAGATAAACTACATGGCTCCAAATATGATGCTTTGTAGATAATTTCATGAGGAATAGAGGCTATTGAACTTGGAGGAGACGTAGGATCACCAGTGAGATAAtattcatgtagccaaccccatttagctgagataagattatgattgttgttgtttcttATAATTATCTGATTCAATAATAATGTGATCTAAATTGTCTTAATTGCCTGAATCATGCCTCTCCCATTAACATCATCGAAACCTCCAAATTTGCTTCCAAACCAGAGTAGATGAAGTCATGATGATGCCTAATAATGGTTAAAGTTTCCTTCCTgaaatttttgttgatgatcacaGTAAATAGGGATATCACTAATTCCCTTTTGATCTGTAGGATGAAAATAGGCTACTAATAAATCTCAATCTCAAACTTTGTCAGCGTGATCAAACAATTCAAGGACATGAGTTATGGGACAACCCATCTAATCTAGGATATTGGATCCTAAATCTAGAGAGGCCTAACAACCATCTATCTTTGCAAATTTGAATGCATTCTTATGTTTCCACTCTCAAAACAAGACCCTTTGAAAAGTGTAGGCAGTCCCATCAGCAATTATACTACTCCACGCCCATGAAGGTAGTTGTCCACATTTAGCTTGGAGGAATTTTGTATGAAGGAAGTAAATTGATTTTATGAAAAACTCCCATGGAGCATTCGGCTCACTCCATGACATCCATTCAAATGGCTAATAATGgtaaattatgaaattttgagTCTCTAAATACCAGACCCTATTGATTTTGGTTGGCACAGCCACCGAATTATTGAACTTTTCCTTCTCTAGAATAAATAAGTTGCTTCACTACTTAGGCTACGATTGGTAGTCATTCTGTTTTTgtattaaattttgattttggaatgaaactcaaatgttaaccatgttccaacatttctcgtttttggcattttttttttttatctggataaataaaataaaaaatgcaaaacaAACCATAGACACCATACGAAAGATTCTGTTTTCTTATTCccgtaaaataaaaaaataccagaaacgttttttcgaatgactaccaaacgcagtcTTAGTTTCTTATGGTGAATTGTTGGCAATTTAAAATGGGATGAGACAAGAGGGAGCTTTAGATTTAAGGGGATTTCCTCATCGTATCCCACATGGGATAATAATTGATTCTTCCATCTTTGCAGGCGTATGTGTTTTCATTGCATGGTATTTATGGCGAGCACAAAATGAATTGATCTTTGAGAGCAAGAGCTAGACTCCTATCAATGTAATTAAAGCTGCGCAAAGGGCTCACCAGGAATTCCTCCAATCTCAGTGGTCCCCTTCAATTAGTCATGTGAATGCTGATTTGAACCCTAATACTTCTTCACATGAAGTACAGGTTTGGACGCCTTCTCCTCCATTCAAAAACACTCAACAATAATGCATTATAAAGCAATGATAAAAAGCTAAGAGGATTAGGCATAATCGTTTAACATGTTTCTTGTAGTTTATTTGCTCAGACTTCTATAATCCACcctaattataattatataattgAAAGAAGAATGTTTCCTTGTCGTGCAACCCCTTCGCCAACATGAGGGCAATGAGTGGATGCACATAAATATAAATAGAGGTGATTTTCTTAGGTTTCATGACAATGGGCCATCATTTCACCTTATATAATACTTAAAATATCTACAGTTgctgtttaccaaaaaaaaaaatctacaaccgccaaaatatcttttccatGCCAAAAGGATGATCTTCTTTGTCGTGgatggccaaaaaaaaaaaaaaagaaaagaaatgctATTGCTATTTTTGGTGGTAGTTGGTATTTAAGCACACATTAATTAAATGGAAGTACAAACAACTAACAGCACTAAACCGGGTCCATGCCACCAAAAAGGAAATACTCCAGCAAACAGTACTTCCCACCAAATCCAAAAACAAAAGCTGGAACGGCTAGTCCATTATTGAAGTGGAGCGTCAATAAAAACTgatcatagagatcacttacatGACAATATCTAAAATGGTTTACTGATGAACCTTATAACCACCAATTCATGTAGCCATTAAGGGTAAACTTCAATGAGAGATCTCAAACCCAAGAGAGGAGTGATCTTATAGTGAGTAAATCCAGACTCCAAGAAAAGCTTCTCCCATTCTTTCTTGGTCCTTTCTTTTCCAATGAGCACAGTCATCATTAACATATCAAAGAAGAGCTGCGTTTCTGTTGACTTGTGCTCTTCCTTCCTATCTTCCACCACCATGTCTATGATGATCACCTTCCTCAGGTTTCCTTTCCGGTCCCCGTTAGAGATCGCCTCTTTGCATCCCTTCAATATCTTTATACATTGCTCGTCGGTCCAGTCATGCAAAATCCACTATCATATTAAGTTCATATAAAGTTAGTTTATGGGCTTTTCAAGGTGTCACTATTCCTAATGAAGTATAATGCTTCACTATTTGCCACTTAACAGTACGTgggttagtccatgtgatagatGACCCCACATACATCTTAATAGccaaagttttagtaaaattatcaaaatgctATCATATGAAGATGAATTTAATATACAAAATGGCATCATTTGTAATTTTAGCTCAATCCTCTActcattttaagctgaaatAGTACCAATGATATTCTTATCTAGTCCTttatcacatggactaacccATTTATGGTCATGGAGCACATAGTGAAGCCTTATACTTGCCATAGTGATGGGAAAGAAAACCCTATTAACAtagaatttttaaaagaaaaacaaaaataaataaataaataaaaagaattcaCTTGCCTTGAGAAGAACTGCATCTGCAGGAGGGATGGACTCAAACATGTCACCTGCAATATATGTTAGGTTCTCATTCCCTTTCAAAGTAGCAATCACATGTGGTAGGTCAAACACTGTACATTTCAAGCTTGGGAAGGTTTCTGCAATGGTCTTTGCCATAGTTCCAGTGCCACCCCCTACATCAATCAATGACCTTAATCCTTCAAACACAACCTTGCACTCTGTAACAACCACACTTATCACCAATCGAGCATCGCTGGCCATTGCCTCATTGAAGAACTTGTTGAGCTCATTGTCTTCTCCTGCATAGTCCCAGAGGGTCCTCCCATGTGCAGTCTCAAATGGATTGAGACCATCCCCTCGGAACCATGCACTAAGGAAATGCCAAGGTGTCACTAGGATCGGATCAAGCATTGCTTGCAAGAAGGGTGATACACTCTTGCCATTATCCTTAAGGAGGAGCCTAGAAGAGGGTGTGAGCACATATCCTTCTTCTTGCTGATAGAAGAAGCCAGAGTGCACCAATAAGCGCATGAGGCGGAACAGAAAAGCAGTCTTGGTCTTTGGGATGGCAAGCTTCATGACTAGTTCAGAGAGGGTGATGGGTTGGTGATGGTTGTGGACAATGTCTGGTATGCCTAGCTCAACTGCACATCTAAGTGACATAGAGTTTATGAAGGCAAATATATGGTTCCATATATGAGCTTGAGCATGGAACAACTCTTCAGCACTCTCTTTCTCAATGTGATCCATTGATTTCCTCACTATTTCAAGAAATCCCAGCTCTTACTCACTTATAGGTTCTGTCTAAGAGATGAGACTGATGCCATATTTATAGGAGTTCAAAGTGGAAAAAGGTATGCCATGTTTATCTTGTTATTATACCTTTCCTATTGTAGCTAAGTTTAACATATGATATGTGTGGAAAGATAACACTACCTGCTTGTGGTAGGGTAGCATTCAAGTGGGTAGGGCAGGGTAGCAATTCTTTCTCACATGTAACATAATGATAAGGGCCGAGAAGTGCAATATTTTGCCT
The nucleotide sequence above comes from Macadamia integrifolia cultivar HAES 741 unplaced genomic scaffold, SCU_Mint_v3 scaffold2372, whole genome shotgun sequence. Encoded proteins:
- the LOC122066395 gene encoding trans-resveratrol di-O-methyltransferase-like yields the protein MDHIEKESAEELFHAQAHIWNHIFAFINSMSLRCAVELGIPDIVHNHHQPITLSELVMKLAIPKTKTAFLFRLMRLLVHSGFFYQQEEGYVLTPSSRLLLKDNGKSVSPFLQAMLDPILVTPWHFLSAWFRGDGLNPFETAHGRTLWDYAGEDNELNKFFNEAMASDARLVISVVVTECKVVFEGLRSLIDVGGGTGTMAKTIAETFPSLKCTVFDLPHVIATLKGNENLTYIAGDMFESIPPADAVLLKWILHDWTDEQCIKILKGCKEAISNGDRKGNLRKVIIIDMVVEDRKEEHKSTETQLFFDMLMMTVLIGKERTKKEWEKLFLESGFTHYKITPLLGLRSLIEVYP